The DNA sequence gacccgtaGTCgaccgactgaaattttgttcgtgaaacccgataacgtcggattactgtggttctcccggacaactgcagttggtcgactgtgtttctggctcatgaaactggccccaggcTCATTTGAATTTATGATTTTTTTCAGGATTGGAGGTGCTCTGCATCTGTCTGCGGAGGTTGGCTTACCCATGCCGGTTTGCTGACCTTTCGCAGATGTTTCATCGTCCCAAGCCGgagttgtgtgtgctgttcaaggTAGGTATCGACTTCATCTATGATCAgttttctgacaaactaacaaaccTCAATCAGCCATGGCTGACAGTGCCCCAACTGGAACGGTACTGTGCAGCTATACATGCCAAGGGGGCTCCTCTGGAGTTTTGTTGGGGGATGGTTGACGGCACAATACGATCAATGTGTCGCCCAGGCCATTTGCAACAAGAAGTGTACAATGGCCATAAGAGGGTGCACTCTCTAAAGTTTCAGTGTGTCGTGACACCAAATGGCCTTGTGGCAAATGTTTTTGGGCCCTTGGTTGGTCGACGACATGACGCAGCTTTGCTGAATGGTAGTGGAATTCTTGAACACATGCAGCAGCACATGGTCACTCCAGCAGGAGATGAAATGTACCTGTATGGGGACCGAGCCTACCCCTTGACCCCTAACTTGATGAGGCCGTACCGTGGACAGATCACAGAAGAGCAACAGGCCTTCAACACAGAAATGAGCAGGGTGAGAAACTCTGTTGAATGGGAATTTTCAAAAATTGTTAGGCTGTGGGCATTTTTGGATTTCAAAAAAAATTTGAAGCTGTTCTTGTCCCCTGTAGGGAAACTCTACCTGGTTGGAGTTTTGTTGTCCAACTGTCATACTTGCCTACATGGCAGTGAGACATCACAGTTCTTTGGACTGAATCCACCAACACTGGAGGAGTATCTCTACTAATTGTCTGTGTAGCTCTCAAGTAGAAGAAATGCTCATTCCATTGATCTTGTGTCACATGGTGTTTGGCATCCAAATGGCCAAGCATCTAAACAAATTGACCCTGTAGAAGGCTTTAAATTATTAACATGATTTCACTGCTTAGAGATGGCCAAATCTACTGCCCGGTCGCCTGGTGGGAGTTCAAAATATGGTGGATAACCCGGTTTGCAACTACAAgtatctggtcaaatgcaattggcggggacgtagctaagttggtagcgtgctggctttgtagccagttggtcgctatcagcgtgggttcaatccccacgttcggcaagagatttatttctcggagtcaactttgtgcagactctctttggtgtccgaacacccccgaaaaagatcccaagttcacagcaaaagtctcagggcttggaaaacacgaagacacgcatgcatgaTCTTtcatctctgattatcatgatcgtatttcaatactttgacaagacaaacccaatgctggtgtgtcgaagaagacagccacagcgggcttgttcgaatcaaagtatcacaccatattttcagcgtattaccaacacctgtcccaatatagaccagttggtctaagaggacgttaaaccctaatagtcagtcagtcagtcaaatgCAAAAGCAACTTTTTCAGTGGTACTTTATTGAGTTAAATTTGAAtgtcaaacagaatgaggcagagcgatgtttagatgtcaaataaccaaagggaagtaatcgctcttaatgcatacgacatgtgtaatagagtaagcgagagttgttctaagtcgcttgttcatttcaatgcttgtcattctctcaggtgccaggagaaaaggttccgtacaactctcgcttactctattacacatgtcgtatgcattaagagcgattacttccctttggttatttgatatgaGTTAAATTTGGTTAAACCAAATAGATGCTGCACATTCAGACATTTCTGTCGTCTGTAAaattgacacacaaaaaaagaagcacCCAACTGGGGCGCGCTTTAAACGTTTCATACTGGCTGCGGCCTGTTTCTTATTTCGCTACTGATTCCAAACAAGCATATGTCTATTATTAAGTGAACCTGTGTAAAAAATAAAGCCAGGTAAGAACCCAGCTGACCTCCATTTATTGATCATTTGTAAAATTGTATGCTCTTGTCACTTGTGTATAAATACATATCTGATGGTCACTCATACTGACATTGAAcataatttgtttgtgtgataTATACCGGCTTTTGACATATCTTGCAGgacagtgactttcttgaagtaacTGCTGGTGCTACTTTGCTTCATCAGCCTGTACAGCTGTACTTGCTTTCGCAAATTactttggtttaagcgtgtttattcaaattctcatacacacgtttcaaacaataacaacattaagaacgttaacaagcagattgcttatggacgcGTTCTTGAAATTACTTTAGTACATGCTATTCTTCATTATGCATTAGTGGGTGTGCACATGGATCTCTGACATGGGTACTGCtgtgttgtaatttgtattTGTAGTTTGCAGGCAGAGGCAGAGGGTCTTCTTGTCTGCCCATACCTCGGTACCAAGCGGCCACTAAACAACCATCATCACCAGTCAGGCAGTCACATGGGACTCTCCACTCTTCACTGAAAATCTTGTTCTTCAACCATAACTTTTTCAAAGACACTGAACTGTCAAATATTTGGGCTGTGTGGATTTGCCTCAGGACCCGTCCTTACAAAAGatccaatcttcttcttctacattcatgggctgaaactcccacgtacactcacatATTTTGCTTGAGTGTATTTTTAACGTGTATAACTATTTTtacctgccatttaggcagccttGCGTCACTTTCAGTGATCTGTTGGAATGTACATCTTTATTTGCTGCTGGCCACTCACTCATCCTCTATAAGGGGTAGGGGGTTAAAAAGTGTTTGGTTTGGTTCGATCCTCACGTTcgacgagagatttatttctcggagtcaactttgtgcagactctcttcggtgtccgaacacccccgtgtgcacacatgcgcacaaaaaagatcccacgttcacagcgaaagtctcagggcttgtaaaacacgaagacacgaaTGCATCATCTCttgtctctgattatcatgattgtatttcgatactttgacgagacaaacccaatgctggtgtgtcgaagaagacagccacagcgggcttgttcgaatcaaaagtatcacaccatatcttcagcgtattaccaatacctgtcccaatatagaccagttggtctaagaggacgttaaaccctaatagtcagtcaagTGTTTGGGTCGAAGGAAAAAAAGGATTGGTTGGGGCTACCCAAATcaaacttggggggggggggggggggggggggggtcacgcCCACCAAATGTAGCTGAACACACCTGGAGCTAGACCTTACAtcttcattaattattttatttctAGTGCCATTACTTTCCTAAATAACCACATATTATTAACTGGATCTGTCCATGAATTGAAATGAGTCTGTACTATTTGCTGAAtgaatttttgactttaaaagtgaaacaaattgaaaatcaaATTATAGTCATATGAAGTTAGAATTGGTTATctacatatatatgtgtataaggtgttataaataattataattaatagTACTTGAAGTTAAAGGGATTATTTTGAGTAACAGAACATACATTTGAGACTTGTTAAAATATTGCCCTTTGCATGGCAAAGCTTGAAGAAATAGTAATTAAATTCAACGTTTGAAATTGTATTACAGAGTGAGAGTTCAGTCCaaagtgtgtatacatgtctaTGTGATTGTACAATTATAATGCTTGTTTTTATGTTGAAACAACTCACTCTAGATCTGATTTAATTGTTGTCAGTAAATTCTCTCTCTAACTTAGCTTTAGTGCAAGTCAATGTATTGGAATAATTATGATTAATGATAAATGTACAGAAACTAAATTTATTGCACACAAAAACTGATGCATGCATCTCAGATTTGGAAATCAGAATTTTATGGTAAAAGGGAGGCAATCaatcaagaaagaagaataacagacTACTCAGACTTGGCTTAGAAAGTGAGATGTATTTCTGATCCTGGTCATTGCTAGGTGTTTGCCATGGAGTCTGGCTTATAAAAATTCAGGAAGAGAATAATGTTTGGATAAGTGAAGGAAAAGTAATCAAAGATCACCATAATTATCAAGTCAGGCTTTGCTTGCGGTCGCTCTGGTACTGAGGTCAAGCAGTGCGGCCGGCTAACAGGTAGTTTAGGGTCGCTTGTTGTCTTGTCACCATTGGCATAAAAAAGAATGGGTTTTCCGTGTGACCTTGTGCTTAATTAAAATATATGAAAGTGTAGATGTTGCGGAACTTTAGACTTCATACATGCCTAATATTACCGAATGTAGGAGGTTAATGCCAACCTTgttttcattgcgttttttgaaTAATTCATCTCTaatcacacaaactcacacacaaaatttgaacaaggtttgaaaacaaaagtgaacttagcaatcaacatttttaCTGAATAAAAATATAACACACAACAgagtaacaaaaaaaacaaaaaaaagttaaaatcgCCACATTCCACCAATACagaattaacaagtcgcgtaaggcgaaaatacaatatttagtcaagtagctgtcgaactcacagaatgaaactgaacgcaatgccatttttcagcaagaccgtatactcgtagcatcgtcagtccaccgctcatggcaaaggcagtgaaattgacaagaagagcggggtagtagttgcgctaagaaggatagcacgcttttctatacctctctttgttttaactttctgagcgtgtttttaatccaaacatatcatatctatatgtttttggaatcaagaaccgacaaggaataagatgaaagtgtttttaaattgatttggacaatttaattttgataataatttttatatatttaattttcagagcttgtttttaatccgaatataacatatttatatgtttttggaatcagcaaatgatggagaataagataaacgtaaatttgtatcgttttataaatttttattttttttttacaattttcagatttttaatgaccaaagtcattaattaatttttaagccaccaagctgaaatgcaataccgaagtccgggcttcgtcgaagattacttgaccaaaatttcaaccaatttggttgaaaaatgagggcgtgacagtgccgcctcaactttcacgaaaagccggatatgacgtcatcaaagacatttatcaaaaaaatgaaaaaaacgttcggggatttcatacccaggaactctcatgtcaaatttcataaagatcggtccagtagtttagtctgaatcgctctacacacacacacacacacacagacacacacacacacacacacacgcacatacaccacgaccctcgtttcgattccccctcgatgttaaaatatttagtcaaaacttgactaaatataaaaattatacaaaagaaaacgctgaaaatttattttgtgaaataaaactGATCACGAcacccctccccacccacccaaagAAAGATTTATggtaatcattttttttgtaaaagtaaCTCAAAGAAAGCGGCATCTCGCTTTGCCTGCAAAGCGAGTTCTTGCCTGCGGAGATCCAGCTCCTCCCTCCTcaactctctctcctcttcgGCTTCCCTCCTCCTgaactctctctcctccctctcgctctcgctcctccttctttctctgtcCTCGTCCGCTTGTCGCCGAAAGGCTTGGTACTCCTCCAGCACCCCTcctcttctctttctcctcaTCGTCGGTACTTCATCtgcaatttaaaataaataatgtCACATGCATAACAAATGTGATAATCAATTCAGCTGAAGGGGCCACGCCTACGAATGTCAAAGCTAACAAATTTAGTAGTAGACTGGGGCCTGGGCTGACCAggaaacctaaaaaaaaaagttattgatTACAGTTGGGAGTACAAATATGTCCAACCATTAATTCTATGTTTCATTTAtgcttgtttgttgtgggaACTCTGCTGCAACTATCTTTAGTTTTGGCCTGGATATGCAGAGACTATGTCAATGAGAGACTTGCCTTCACCACTGCCGGAAGGCTGGGCCTTTTGCAGATTGCCCAGGGCTGCATCCCGTATTAGCTTGGCCTTCTCAATAGAATCGGCCGCCTGTTTGACAGAATAGTTttcatcaataaaaaaaaacacatgttATGTAACACTGACATGACAATAATGGTAATGCCCTTATGACTCAATGTCACCTTCACATTAAggaattagggggggggggggggggtgaaggccTTCGCAATTAGTATGCTGTGGTTCAAACAGATCCAGTACCTTATGTCAGTAATACCCTctataatttaaaaacaaacaaactgcgtTGTCTTCCAGAACATAATGACTGGATCAGCCAGACCCAAGATTccaatataaaaaataaaattaaacgcTAAATAGCAAGCTAAGGCAAAAAATGTTGGTTGGGGGTGAGGTGAAGTTGTTTGTTCACACCTAAAATAATCTTTGATAATGGTAACCATGCCAAGAAAAATAGGaaactttgtttttgtgtgcctacaaCCTATGATGCCTGTATCACACTTCTCAGCACAAATGCAATCATACAATGTACCTTTGATTTCTTTTTCTCCGTGTTCTCCCTCTCTGCCTCCTCCCGCAACAACAGCGCTTCGTCCAGCGCTATTGTTAGGCCTGTTTCGGCCTCGCCTTCAATTCCAGATCTGAAATAACATCAATAActtatttcacaaataaatttactggtacatacatgtattattgtTGGATGTACTTAAAGTATTTATACATGTAATACAGATACAAAATATAATAACAATAATTACAAAACCAATAGGCATTATTATATTTCTATACGAGTAATCGATTGGCAACATACGCTTTCAGTTCCTCGGCAGTATCCCTCTTCCTTTTCGTCATAAGGAGATGACACCTGTCATTCATTCCCTTGGTGGTCACAGCCTCAAAGCGGGGTTGGGCGACCCTGACAGCTTTGGCCACTTTTTCCCAGCTGCTGGTCCAGGGATTAATGAGGACCACTTGGTCCAGCAGGTCGAGGTCGAGGTCGTTTGTGTAAACAAATCGTTTTGCCATGTTgctatgtaaaaacaaaaatatcaactaTAGATACAATCCagctagtacagtggaacccccttttaagacccctccatttaagactcccccctccctcttatAAGGCttgaattttttcttttttttgttcataacatcaATAAGCTTACCCTCCATTCGTAGACTCACACCCttctgagaaagaaacaaattctCTGAGTTTTAAGACGTCTTAAActaagggttccactgtaaatgaAACGAAATTCATCAAGTATTCGCAGCACGTGAATGTTTTGATCAGGTAGGCTACATTATTGAACAAGTGATATTAAATGTTTGACTGTACTTGCTCGTGTACTACATTAACTACAAGCATTTCATTCTCAGTCGAAAAAGAGATGCCGGCACGTAAACACTTCCTTTTCTTCTAGCGCATTCAACTTTGTGAAGATTCTGTAGAGATTGAACGTGCTGCATACCCCTATTCAACACTTGTTTGGTTCAAATAtatcaaatatatatataagaaaCATTACGATGtatcaatacaaacaacattGCACTTACCGGTTCTGTGGTTGTTGGTTTTCTTTGTGTCGTCTgctgcgtcgtctgctacgtcGTCTGCTATGGGTaagacttttcttctttttccaaatGAAGAGTCAAGACATGGGACGGTACTCTTTAGAATTATGCATCAGTTGTCTTCCCTACCATTACGTTAACGAAAGAGAAACTAAACGCACTCGCCGAGACGTCGTTGTCGGTTTCGTTACCGTAAGCGGAACGCGTAATGATACATAGATTTTCCTTAAGTTAACCACTAGCACTACCACTgacactgtacacttaatcTCCCTATTAACGGAACTATTCGGCTGGAAAAAGTCAGACAGATAATTGAGTGTTGGATCGAACTCAAGTTGAAGACATTCAGGGATGCCAGAATGGGCTGTTTTagggattgcttaaaataagcactaTGCTTGAGTTAGAATACCATAATATGACAGATATTGTATAACTATGTCACgataaaaattgaataaagttttgtttaaactaGGCTGTTTTAGCCTGTATCTTATTCCAAATGATACGAAACGTGTCTTTGGCCATATCTGAAAGATCAGCCAATGAAATGTTATGATGGTTTCGCAGCCTGAAATGGGAAATTCAAGACCATTTGGGAACCAGACGTGGGGTTGGATTGTTTGAGATCACAAACAaacctcaatttcaaccaatccgaccccgcgACTGGCTCACaaccggttggtaacttttttttttgcacatcAGCGCTCGTCACCTTTCCGGCCACAGAAACGTCTTCAAGTTGATCAATTAAAAACCCCGATAATCGGCGTGTGCTGCCTAAATGTcgtggtaaaaacggtcatacgcgtTAAAATCCACTTGTGAAAAATCATAAGTGACCgcaggagtttcagcccatgaacgaagtagaagaagaagaagaagaagaagaagaagaggaagaagaagcagaTCAATTAAAATTCCTTTGACAGTTACTCTTCTATCAAGCGTCTGTGCAGCAGCAGGAATCATGCCTTCTATAACAATTACTGTCCCCTCATTTCTTTCGTATGTTGTCCCTCCCGGGGGTTAACATAACTGGTGTTTTGCCTAGCAGCGTGTCATTATCCACTCAAACCCAGCACCCTGCAATCCACCCGAGCACACCCTGTTAATCTGTAATAACCGGGTAGCCCTCATTCAATGTTGCAGTGGACCTGAAACTCCAGCCACCCAAGAAGATCGGCTCGGCGGCAGAGCATGAGCTACAGACAACATCCGGGATACCGAATTCAGCAGCCGCCGCGCAAGTGATGTCCAGAGATCTGTTGGCGAAACTGTCGCAGGCTCGGAGACTGAGGGATAAACAGCAAGACAGTGCCTGCAGTCAGCAGTCTTCTAGAGCTTCCTCGCCCGTTGAGCCGACTGTGCAAGTGTGTTGAGCGGACCGAATCGGTGGCACTTTAGGAGAAACAACATCAATTGAAcaaaccacaggagcttgtatcaaatcgccggtcgatcattatttacagtccactactacgacatactagtggactgtaaataatgatcgaccggcgatttgatacaagctcctgtggaaCAAACCAAtgacgggcacagtggcctactggataagacatcggcttcctaatcggaaggtcgtcaGTTCAAATCCCGACCGCGGCcgcttggtgggttaagggtggagattttcccgatttcccaggtcaactgctagtgccttatctcccttcgtgtgtacacgcaagcacaagttcaagtgcgcacggaaaagatcatttaatccatgtcagagttcggtgggttatagaaacataaaaatacccagcatgcctcccccgaaagcggcgtatggctgcctgaatggcggtaTACAAattggtcatacacgtaaaaacccactcgtgcaaaaacatgagaaagcgtgtgagtttcagcccatgaacgaagaagaagaagaagaagaagaagaagaagaagaagaagaagaagaagaatagaagATTGGACAAACCAAGACGTCAACTCTTGAACCTCTCATCTAAAATGAAATCTCTGGCGTGAAAAGCGAAGCAAAGACAGAGAAGATGTCATGAGGATGTATAGCGTCACTTACAACTCTGTCCCTACTTATATGTGTGCCTCCCGAGGAAATGACAAAGTGTTTTGAGAATGAAGTTTTTCTCGGCGACTTTTCAATATCAGTAGTGGAAGATGACTTGTAAGGTCACCACCAGGTTGTGCAAGTAACAGTAtcgtacagggtgaccccaaaaaatgcaacccacaaaaatgtTAATAACTTCAACATCTGTTGACTAAATTACTTTATATTtgggggacataaacttcagcctatgcatgacccatCCACAAAGTGACAATCGTAtagatcaaatggtctgactgTTGTGCAATTTCAAAACAAGTTGCCAAAACAAGTTGCCGGGGATCGACTCAAAAGTACGATGTTTGAAATTGAGCGGTTGCCAAACTAACCCGATTTAAGCTCACAagttgggtcaccctgtatgtctTTGATCAGCAACTGCGGTTGAATTTAGATATATGCCCACTGTTCCGGAAAATTTGTTCAAGCACTTTGGCAGCCCGGTAAGATGTCGCTGATTGTAACTTGGACTTCTATCTTTGAAGATCAGTCATACAAAGGGCGAGATGCAAAGTGTGCAATGTCATAACAAACCCAGAGGAAAGTCCTGTTGCCAGAGCCCGTTATGTACGCCTCGGCTTGTCGAACAAAATATACGCTGTTACTTAAAGTAACAAATGCACTTGTTGCCTGAAATCAGATGTAGGAAGTGTGTAGGCTACTtatcagtttaaaaaaagagaGCTTGATTTGAACTTGATGTTGAAAGGAAAGACAACATAAACCAGCCGACACTTCTCAAGTCTTACTGTATGAGCACGATTATCTAGATTTTCACAACTGAATTATATTTAAATATGCATGCATGTCGGTCATTTTACACCATGTTATACATTCAGCAATATGTACTGAAATGTGTGTATGccagtgtatttgtgtgtgtcacagtgagtgtgtgtgtgtgtgtgtgtgtgtgtgagagagagagagagagagagagagagagagagagagagagagagagagagagagagagagagagagtcgcaTATGGATGAAATATTACACAGAAGGCGAAGTTCGAGGACGGATAATGAACATATACATTTTGTATCATGTTTTTGAAGTGCACTTTTACGCAAAATAGTAGACTTTTCAAGAAAGTATTGATTAATCTATTTTCATGTTGCTTTCTGTAGTAATGACTGATTGGTATTCAATGTGAATTATGTAATGTGTATCTGTTTCTGGCACTGAGTAAATCTGTTTTTCACTTCATATCAATACACGTTTATGCATAAGCTTTCGTGACAGCTTGTTTGATATATTAGCCGTTAATGCTCGGTGTTCTTGTTGTGTGGTTTTTAAAGTTATGCAATAAAGGCAACAGCAATGGTGTGTTCTCAGTGTTCTTTCTGTTCCTTGACATGAATTCCAGGATGTTTCATAAGCAGCCATGAAAGGCTAACAACCCATGTAACGTGCTATATCACTTTAGTATAATTTATCACTTTACTTGTTTATACCGGTATATTATTCATTATAATCAAATGCACAGACTTAGGACATAGATGTACTTTACTCTCATTGTCataaccccccccacacacacacacacacacacacacacacactcagaaaaGGCAGACGAGTTGACAAAAACTTTTAACAATTTATTCCAAACGGCATTTTAATAAATATCCCATaagaatgatcattgcattaacGTAAAACCTGTAACAACGACAGGAAAAAGTAAAAACCCGTTCAACAACCGAAACAAAAAACTAACAGATATAACTTACCATAACCAATCAAAACATGACGAGATTCATGACAATTTTGTTTCACGAAAAACAAAGCCATTTCATTTCATACAGTGTATATTTCTGCGTGACCTTCAAC is a window from the Littorina saxatilis isolate snail1 linkage group LG10, US_GU_Lsax_2.0, whole genome shotgun sequence genome containing:
- the LOC138978679 gene encoding uncharacterized protein isoform X1; this translates as MDARDQLELAAWDEDDAEDDFVVFALLDQPERRAYEGQFALNHFTAIECEDLFRFSAEEIRRLCALLGMQRTMQAPNGMNNQGTKASGLEVLCICLRRLAYPCRFADLSQMFHRPKPELCVLFKVGIDFIYDQFSDKLTNLNQPWLTVPQLERYCAAIHAKGAPLEFCWGMVDGTIRSMCRPGHLQQEVYNGHKRVHSLKFQCVVTPNGLVANVFGPLVGRRHDAALLNGSGILEHMQQHMVTPAGDEMYLYGDRAYPLTPNLMRPYRGQITEEQQAFNTEMSRVRNSVEWEFSKIVRLWAFLDFKKNLKLFLSPVGKLYLVGVLLSNCHTCLHGSETSQFFGLNPPTLEEYLY
- the LOC138978679 gene encoding uncharacterized protein isoform X3; the encoded protein is MPGTNLSLRRGTRMTQKMILLSSHCLISAEEIRRLCALLGMQRTMQAPNGMNNQGTKASGLEVLCICLRRLAYPCRFADLSQMFHRPKPELCVLFKVGIDFIYDQFSDKLTNLNQPWLTVPQLERYCAAIHAKGAPLEFCWGMVDGTIRSMCRPGHLQQEVYNGHKRVHSLKFQCVVTPNGLVANVFGPLVGRRHDAALLNGSGILEHMQQHMVTPAGDEMYLYGDRAYPLTPNLMRPYRGQITEEQQAFNTEMSRVRNSVEWEFSKIVRLWAFLDFKKNLKLFLSPVGKLYLVGVLLSNCHTCLHGSETSQFFGLNPPTLEEYLY
- the LOC138978679 gene encoding uncharacterized protein isoform X2; its protein translation is MDARDQLELAAWDEDDAEDDFVVFALLDQPERRAYEGQFALNHFTAIECEDLFRFSAEEIRRLCALLGMQRTMQAPNGMNNQGTKASGLEVLCICLRRLAYPCRFADLSQMFHRPKPELCVLFKFAGRGRGSSCLPIPRYQAATKQPSSPVRQSHGTLHSSLKILFFNHNFFKDTELSNIWAVWICLRTRPYKRSNLLLLHSWAETPTYTHIFCLSVFLTCITIFTCHLGSLASLSVICWNVHLYLLLATHSSSIRGRGLKSVWFGSILTFDERFISRSQLCADSLRCPNTPVCTHAHKKDPTFTAKVSGLVKHEDTNASSLVSDYHDCISIL
- the LOC138978680 gene encoding uncharacterized protein; this translates as MAKRFVYTNDLDLDLLDQVVLINPWTSSWEKVAKAVRVAQPRFEAVTTKGMNDRCHLLMTKRKRDTAEELKASGIEGEAETGLTIALDEALLLREEAERENTEKKKSKAADSIEKAKLIRDAALGNLQKAQPSGSGEGKSLIDIVSAYPGQN